A part of Corynebacterium afermentans subsp. lipophilum genomic DNA contains:
- a CDS encoding oxidoreductase, which yields MFNLFGKGKKSTTFKPPRAPGETIRPDDAQYLRDWVTGRAYVEGFVEPETMVNEMSVVLVDEKGNYTRRRIGGPKGIDQVADMLGIMLYDVEETGYPDRMRRKIEQERILRKREEQRQRRARFERGENPYGDPSR from the coding sequence GTGTTCAACCTGTTCGGCAAAGGCAAGAAGTCCACGACGTTTAAACCGCCCCGCGCGCCGGGGGAGACGATCCGTCCGGACGATGCGCAGTACCTGCGCGACTGGGTCACCGGCCGTGCGTACGTCGAGGGCTTTGTCGAGCCGGAAACGATGGTCAACGAGATGTCCGTCGTCCTCGTGGACGAGAAAGGCAACTACACCCGCCGCCGCATCGGCGGGCCCAAGGGCATCGACCAGGTGGCCGACATGCTGGGCATCATGCTCTACGACGTCGAGGAGACCGGCTACCCCGACCGCATGCGCCGTAAAATCGAGCAGGAGCGCATCCTGCGCAAGCGCGAGGAACAAAGGCAGCGCCGCGCCCGGTTCGAGCGCGGCGAGAATCCCTACGGCGACCCCAGCAGGTAA